One Fibrobacter sp. UWB13 DNA window includes the following coding sequences:
- a CDS encoding BspA family leucine-rich repeat surface protein has product MSLQKEKIVARDRDHLRQIVFESIEKYGPNCDLNFIDVSQVTDMYCIFSGPNSVFNGDISGWDVSNVESMNDMFHGSQFNGDISGWNVSKVQDMSYMFQNSAFNGDIGNWNVSNVGTMSCMFRDSQFNQDISRWDVSSVFDMSNMFAHSQFNGDISQWNVSNVKMMIEMFSFSQFTGDISGWNFSKDVCVFDMFYGSLMELKGLPLEWCKNLEEEWQKNHPPVHDEELDDDLPF; this is encoded by the coding sequence ATGAGCTTACAAAAAGAAAAAATTGTTGCCCGCGACCGCGATCACCTTCGACAGATCGTTTTCGAGTCCATCGAAAAGTACGGACCGAATTGCGACTTGAATTTTATCGATGTTTCGCAAGTGACGGATATGTACTGCATTTTCTCCGGACCGAACAGCGTGTTCAATGGCGATATCAGCGGTTGGGACGTGTCGAATGTTGAGTCGATGAACGATATGTTCCACGGTTCCCAATTCAATGGAGACATTAGCGGCTGGAATGTCTCAAAAGTACAAGATATGTCGTATATGTTCCAAAACTCGGCGTTTAATGGCGACATTGGAAATTGGAACGTGTCAAACGTAGGAACCATGTCGTGCATGTTCCGAGATTCTCAATTTAATCAGGACATTAGTCGCTGGGATGTGTCGTCCGTTTTCGATATGAGCAACATGTTTGCTCATTCACAGTTTAATGGAGACATTTCGCAGTGGAACGTTTCGAACGTTAAAATGATGATCGAGATGTTTTCATTTTCGCAATTCACGGGAGATATCAGCGGATGGAATTTTTCGAAAGACGTTTGCGTGTTCGACATGTTCTATGGCTCGCTCATGGAGTTGAAGGGGCTGCCTCTCGAATGGTGTAAAAATTTGGAAGAAGAGTGGCAAAAGAACCACCCCCCGGTTCACGATGAGGAGCTGGACGACGATTTGCCGTTTTAG
- a CDS encoding rubredoxin — protein sequence MDEFDRYQCNICNYVYDPESGDPEAGEDALPGTSFHELPDYWVCPHCGAEKEDFENIG from the coding sequence ATGGATGAATTCGATAGATACCAGTGCAATATTTGCAACTACGTTTACGACCCCGAAAGCGGGGATCCGGAAGCCGGCGAAGATGCTTTGCCGGGGACTTCCTTCCATGAATTGCCCGATTACTGGGTTTGTCCCCACTGCGGAGCGGAAAAAGAAGATTTCGAGAATATCGGCTGA
- a CDS encoding carbon starvation protein A, giving the protein MISFILSLAALILGYFFYGRFVERVFGPDDRETPAVSKKDGLDYIALPGWKVYTIQFLNIAGTGPIFGGIMGAKFGPVAYLWIVLGCIFAGAVHDYLNGMLSMRNGGAGMPELIGKYLGNKTRKVMLLLTVFPLVIAGTVFVYSPAVILHTLGGDVMMWVAIIFVYYVIASMTPIDKIIGKVYPLFAISLLLTAGALMVMLFVKMPQLPEIWSNLHNMGASANPGKFTDHIFPALFITIACGAISGFHGTQTPMMARCLASEHMGRRVFYGAMITEGVVALVCATVSMWFFYAGPPGYEQISGAKDGFFTSAPMVVHLVCNEWLGVVGAVLAVLGVVAAPISSGDTAFRSGRLIVADWLKIDQRPIRNRLYICVPMFATSIAILVWQIKVPDGFNTIWQYFGFFNQTLSVFTLWAITVYLVQERKNFWVSLIPALFMTTVCTTYFFVSRQTLHLPDCIGYHLGLVCLAVACVWFTMWYKKVRRGG; this is encoded by the coding sequence ATGATTTCTTTTATCCTGAGCCTTGCCGCCCTAATCCTGGGTTACTTTTTCTATGGCCGCTTTGTGGAACGCGTGTTCGGTCCCGATGACCGTGAGACTCCCGCAGTTTCTAAAAAAGACGGGCTGGACTATATCGCACTTCCCGGTTGGAAAGTTTATACGATTCAGTTTCTGAATATTGCTGGCACGGGCCCCATCTTCGGTGGAATCATGGGGGCAAAATTCGGTCCAGTCGCTTATCTCTGGATTGTGCTTGGCTGTATTTTTGCGGGGGCAGTTCACGACTACCTGAACGGAATGTTGTCTATGCGTAACGGCGGTGCGGGAATGCCCGAACTGATTGGCAAGTATCTGGGCAACAAGACGAGGAAGGTCATGTTGTTGCTGACCGTGTTTCCTTTGGTCATTGCGGGAACGGTGTTTGTTTATTCTCCAGCGGTAATTTTGCATACGCTGGGCGGTGACGTGATGATGTGGGTGGCTATCATCTTTGTCTATTACGTGATCGCCTCGATGACACCCATCGACAAAATTATTGGGAAGGTTTATCCTTTGTTTGCTATTTCGCTCCTGCTTACGGCTGGGGCGTTGATGGTGATGCTCTTTGTCAAGATGCCGCAACTGCCAGAAATTTGGTCGAACCTGCACAATATGGGGGCTAGTGCAAATCCAGGAAAATTTACGGACCATATTTTCCCTGCACTTTTCATTACTATTGCCTGTGGTGCTATTTCTGGTTTTCATGGAACGCAGACACCGATGATGGCGCGTTGCCTCGCAAGTGAGCACATGGGCCGTCGTGTGTTCTATGGGGCGATGATTACCGAAGGCGTTGTTGCTCTTGTTTGCGCTACCGTTTCCATGTGGTTTTTCTATGCAGGCCCACCGGGCTACGAACAGATTTCAGGTGCAAAGGATGGTTTCTTTACCTCGGCCCCGATGGTGGTGCATTTGGTGTGTAATGAATGGTTGGGCGTTGTGGGGGCAGTCCTCGCCGTATTAGGTGTGGTCGCGGCTCCCATTAGCAGTGGCGATACGGCATTTCGCTCCGGCCGCCTTATCGTGGCGGATTGGCTGAAAATCGATCAGCGTCCCATCCGCAATCGTCTCTACATTTGCGTACCCATGTTTGCGACGTCTATCGCCATATTGGTGTGGCAAATCAAGGTTCCCGATGGATTCAATACTATTTGGCAATACTTTGGATTTTTTAACCAAACGCTTTCTGTATTTACTCTATGGGCGATTACAGTCTATCTGGTGCAGGAACGGAAGAATTTTTGGGTGTCCCTTATTCCAGCCCTGTTTATGACCACCGTTTGTACGACATACTTCTTCGTTTCGCGCCAGACGCTTCATTTGCCCGACTGCATTGGCTATCATTTGGGTCTTGTTTGCCTTGCCGTGGCCTGCGTGTGGTTTACCATGTGGTATAAGAAAGTGCGCAGGGGTGGATAG
- a CDS encoding aspartate kinase, whose protein sequence is MSRIVCKFGGSSVADAGQFKKIKAIVESDKNRKVIVVSAPGKRNPKETKLTDLLYSTYDLASKGLDFSTPWNLIRQRYDEICKDLGLEDKLTEDLDSLEDKLKNHPESVSTDFLVSRGEFLCARLMAKYLGANFVDSYPLITFDDKYRIAPKTYEEIAKALGDENQLYVLPGFYGSNLRGEVKTFSRGGSDITGAILANGIDAAKYENWTDVSGMLMADPRIVESPLPIEYVSYREIRELAYSGASVLHDESIAPCRAKKIPINIRNTNRPEDAGTIIGPTPENAKLPITGVAGRKGFSMIYIEKSMMNKEVGFGRRVLAVLESEGLSYELCPSAIDSMSIVVDSKALDAVQDVVLEDITQQMRPDRIKIFPGIALIATVGHGMTNKIGVAAKLFTALAENKVNVRIIDQGSSQINIITGVDEADTEKAIKAIYAAFVK, encoded by the coding sequence ATGTCTAGAATCGTATGTAAGTTCGGTGGCTCCTCTGTCGCCGACGCAGGTCAGTTCAAAAAAATCAAGGCTATTGTCGAAAGCGACAAGAACCGCAAAGTCATCGTCGTTTCTGCTCCGGGCAAGCGTAATCCGAAAGAAACCAAACTGACCGACCTCCTCTACAGCACCTATGATCTCGCCTCCAAGGGCCTCGATTTCTCCACGCCGTGGAACCTCATCCGCCAGCGCTATGATGAAATCTGCAAGGACCTCGGTCTTGAAGACAAGCTTACCGAAGACCTCGACAGTCTTGAAGACAAGCTCAAGAACCATCCGGAATCCGTAAGCACGGACTTCCTCGTGAGCCGTGGCGAATTCCTCTGCGCACGCCTCATGGCAAAGTATCTCGGTGCAAACTTCGTCGATAGCTACCCGCTCATCACTTTCGATGACAAGTACCGCATCGCTCCGAAGACCTACGAAGAAATTGCAAAGGCTCTCGGCGACGAAAATCAGTTGTACGTCTTGCCGGGCTTCTATGGCTCTAACCTCCGTGGCGAAGTGAAGACCTTCAGCCGTGGCGGTTCCGACATCACTGGCGCTATCCTTGCCAACGGCATTGACGCTGCCAAGTACGAAAACTGGACCGACGTTTCGGGCATGCTCATGGCTGACCCGCGCATCGTCGAAAGCCCGCTCCCGATTGAATACGTGAGCTACCGCGAAATCCGCGAACTCGCTTACTCCGGTGCAAGCGTGCTCCACGATGAATCCATCGCTCCGTGCCGCGCCAAGAAGATTCCTATCAACATCCGCAACACGAACCGTCCGGAAGACGCCGGCACCATCATTGGCCCGACTCCGGAAAATGCAAAGCTCCCGATTACGGGTGTTGCAGGCCGCAAGGGCTTCTCGATGATCTACATCGAAAAGTCCATGATGAACAAGGAAGTTGGCTTTGGCCGCCGCGTGCTCGCTGTGCTTGAAAGCGAAGGACTCTCCTACGAACTCTGCCCGAGCGCAATTGACTCCATGAGCATCGTCGTGGATTCCAAGGCTCTCGACGCCGTTCAGGACGTTGTTCTCGAAGATATCACGCAGCAGATGCGTCCGGACCGTATCAAGATTTTCCCGGGCATCGCTCTTATCGCTACCGTGGGTCACGGCATGACGAACAAGATCGGTGTTGCTGCAAAGCTCTTTACGGCTCTCGCAGAAAACAAGGTGAACGTCCGCATTATCGACCAGGGTTCTTCCCAGATCAACATCATCACTGGTGTTGACGAAGCCGATACTGAAAAGGCTATCAAGGCCATCTACGCCGCCTTCGTGAAGTAA
- a CDS encoding sigma 54-interacting transcriptional regulator, whose translation MKKHEQLMLIAAKSNIPVLLQGESGVGKEIAARFIHEHSPRSDGPFVALNCGAIARNLAESLLEGAKKGSYTGAACDHQGIVQAANGGTLFLDEIGEMPFDMQSKLLRILQEHSVLPLGATQNEPVDFRLICATNRDLQNEIHSGNFRKDLFFRLNAFPIVIPPLRNREDFADIATAIWNDITARTFAVQLLLRKWEIRALSRYDWPGNIRQLKNVLQRYALLMQHNISLEEILSEEFSRQAINDIDEHYTYSGTRASAPNWQFIQKALHEHNGNKSRAAKALKISRGCLCYQIKKHELREWNSCEKLNRPIEA comes from the coding sequence ATGAAGAAACACGAACAATTGATGCTTATCGCCGCAAAATCGAACATTCCCGTGCTGTTGCAGGGGGAATCGGGAGTCGGCAAGGAAATCGCCGCCAGGTTTATCCATGAACACAGCCCAAGAAGTGATGGACCATTCGTTGCACTCAACTGCGGAGCCATTGCACGGAACCTTGCCGAAAGCCTTTTGGAAGGCGCCAAGAAAGGCTCTTACACCGGAGCCGCGTGCGACCACCAGGGCATTGTGCAAGCCGCAAACGGCGGCACGCTATTCCTCGACGAAATCGGCGAAATGCCGTTCGACATGCAGAGCAAGCTATTACGCATCTTGCAGGAACATTCCGTGCTCCCGCTCGGCGCCACGCAAAACGAACCGGTCGACTTCAGGCTTATATGCGCCACAAACCGCGACTTGCAAAACGAAATCCACAGCGGCAATTTCCGCAAGGACCTATTCTTCAGGCTGAACGCCTTCCCCATCGTGATCCCGCCCCTCCGCAACCGGGAGGACTTCGCCGACATTGCCACAGCCATTTGGAACGATATCACAGCAAGGACTTTCGCCGTTCAACTCCTGCTCCGCAAATGGGAAATCAGGGCGCTCTCCAGGTACGACTGGCCGGGCAATATCCGCCAGCTGAAAAACGTCCTCCAGCGTTACGCGCTTTTAATGCAGCACAACATTTCGCTCGAAGAAATCCTCTCCGAAGAATTTTCACGCCAAGCGATAAACGATATCGACGAACACTACACGTACAGCGGGACACGCGCCTCGGCACCGAATTGGCAGTTTATTCAAAAAGCACTACACGAGCACAACGGGAATAAAAGCAGGGCCGCCAAAGCGCTCAAAATCAGCCGCGGCTGCCTGTGCTATCAAATAAAAAAGCACGAGCTCCGCGAATGGAACTCGTGCGAAAAATTGAACCGTCCGATTGAGGCTTAA
- a CDS encoding PorV/PorQ family protein yields MFKKLISFALTVGSLAFAGEYWHLDPGGVTMKFLAMQVSPRAAALSGAGVADPGRVSEVSRNPLAMSVANEAEFGLSQVIFGEGGADNFVSAYYGLPIGEKYTLGLAVDFLGYDDIEGRDEDGLKTSKYGSYAWSLLAGFGSRSKIFNWAASARFATQTIDDETGFLFSVDAGGSFRVNEYLSFGANFTNLGFASKYESEKEAAPLALQAGVTGFIPILDRWMVHLSVDAYRRADTKAQVLIGGEVVYFDMLSFRMGYAIRPDTEDAVSGGLGVTFGMVVFDYAYSPRPAFEGGNHYIAVGVKF; encoded by the coding sequence ATGTTCAAAAAGCTTATTTCGTTTGCACTGACTGTTGGTTCCCTCGCGTTTGCAGGGGAGTATTGGCATTTGGACCCGGGCGGTGTGACGATGAAGTTCCTTGCGATGCAGGTTTCGCCGCGTGCGGCTGCGCTCTCGGGTGCAGGCGTTGCTGATCCCGGTCGCGTGTCCGAAGTTTCGCGCAATCCGCTTGCGATGAGCGTTGCAAACGAAGCGGAATTTGGACTCAGCCAGGTGATTTTTGGCGAGGGCGGTGCCGATAACTTTGTTTCGGCATACTACGGACTCCCGATTGGCGAAAAATACACGCTAGGGCTTGCGGTTGACTTTTTGGGTTACGACGATATTGAAGGTCGTGACGAGGACGGTCTCAAGACTTCGAAATATGGCTCTTACGCCTGGTCGCTTTTGGCGGGTTTCGGTAGCCGTTCCAAGATTTTCAACTGGGCGGCTTCGGCACGTTTTGCCACGCAGACGATTGATGATGAAACTGGATTTCTGTTCTCGGTCGATGCGGGTGGCTCTTTCCGCGTGAATGAGTATTTATCATTCGGTGCGAACTTCACGAATCTCGGTTTTGCAAGCAAGTATGAATCTGAGAAAGAAGCGGCACCGCTTGCGCTCCAGGCGGGCGTGACGGGATTCATCCCGATTCTTGACCGCTGGATGGTGCATTTGTCTGTAGATGCGTATCGCCGTGCCGATACAAAGGCGCAGGTCTTGATTGGCGGTGAAGTGGTCTACTTCGACATGCTCTCGTTCCGCATGGGTTATGCAATCCGCCCGGATACCGAAGATGCTGTTAGTGGCGGTCTCGGTGTGACGTTTGGCATGGTCGTGTTTGACTATGCTTATAGCCCGCGTCCGGCGTTTGAAGGTGGCAACCATTACATCGCCGTTGGCGTGAAGTTCTAA
- a CDS encoding phosphomannomutase — MSVAMQDVMKQSGVAFGTSGARGLVSAMTDRVCYVYARSFIKYCEASYKCEHTIAIAGDLRPSTERILKSLVQAGADANWKVIYCGRIPSPAIAMYGIDKHLPTIMVTGSHIPADRNGIKFNHPNGEITKADEQGIVSQSVDFDEALFDDKGMLKAAPELPAVEAEAEANYCKRYPDFFGSDALHGLTIGVYQHSAVGRDIVVKVLESLGATVKPFGRSDVFVPVDTEAIRKEDEELAREFTHKDYVDAVFSTDGDSDRPLLADDVGMWLRGDVLGILAAQSLGIKRIATPVSCNTSLEKSGSFEKICRTRIGSPYVIAGMESLVDANDKSLTVAGYEANGGFLLETDLTLDGRTLKALPTRDALLPMIAVMVMVRKERMCVVDLLRKLPKRFTVSDRLKEFPTEKSKAKLAEIREKNLGEKLFGALAAKPSKFAKDKTFQGKMVSLNEVDGYRMEFDSGDIIHLRPSGNAPEFRCYVETEGKERSAELLADCLKIMEGWRK, encoded by the coding sequence ATGTCCGTTGCGATGCAAGATGTTATGAAACAGTCCGGGGTGGCGTTTGGTACGAGCGGTGCTCGCGGTCTCGTGAGCGCTATGACCGACCGTGTGTGCTATGTGTATGCACGTTCTTTTATCAAGTACTGCGAAGCGTCTTACAAGTGCGAACACACGATTGCGATTGCGGGTGACTTGCGTCCGAGTACGGAACGTATCTTGAAGTCACTCGTGCAGGCTGGCGCCGATGCGAACTGGAAGGTGATTTACTGCGGCCGCATCCCGAGCCCGGCTATTGCGATGTACGGCATCGACAAGCATTTGCCGACCATCATGGTGACGGGTAGCCACATCCCGGCTGACCGCAACGGTATCAAGTTTAACCACCCGAATGGCGAAATCACGAAGGCCGACGAACAGGGAATCGTGTCGCAGTCGGTCGATTTCGACGAAGCGCTTTTTGACGACAAGGGCATGCTGAAGGCTGCGCCGGAACTCCCGGCGGTCGAAGCTGAAGCCGAAGCAAATTACTGCAAGCGCTATCCGGACTTTTTCGGTAGCGATGCTTTGCATGGACTTACGATTGGCGTTTACCAGCATTCCGCTGTGGGCCGCGACATCGTGGTGAAGGTTCTCGAAAGCCTCGGTGCAACGGTCAAGCCGTTTGGCCGTAGCGATGTGTTTGTTCCGGTCGATACCGAAGCTATCCGCAAGGAAGATGAAGAACTCGCTCGCGAATTTACGCACAAGGATTACGTGGATGCCGTGTTCAGCACCGACGGCGATTCTGACCGCCCGCTTTTGGCAGACGATGTGGGCATGTGGCTCCGTGGCGACGTGCTTGGCATTTTGGCTGCACAGTCTCTTGGCATCAAGCGCATTGCAACTCCGGTGAGCTGCAACACTTCGCTTGAAAAGTCCGGTAGCTTTGAAAAGATTTGCCGTACGCGCATTGGTAGCCCGTATGTGATAGCCGGCATGGAAAGCCTGGTCGATGCAAACGACAAGAGCCTCACGGTTGCAGGTTACGAAGCCAATGGCGGTTTCTTGCTTGAAACGGATTTGACGCTCGATGGTCGCACGCTCAAGGCTCTTCCGACGCGTGACGCTCTCCTCCCGATGATTGCCGTGATGGTAATGGTCCGCAAGGAACGTATGTGCGTTGTGGATTTGCTCCGCAAGTTGCCCAAGCGCTTTACCGTGAGCGACCGCCTCAAGGAATTCCCGACTGAAAAGTCTAAGGCGAAACTCGCTGAAATCCGTGAAAAGAATCTCGGCGAAAAGCTGTTTGGCGCTCTCGCTGCAAAGCCCTCCAAGTTTGCAAAGGACAAGACGTTCCAGGGCAAGATGGTTTCTTTGAACGAGGTTGATGGCTACCGCATGGAATTTGATTCTGGCGACATCATCCACTTGCGCCCGAGCGGTAACGCTCCGGAATTCCGCTGCTACGTGGAAACGGAAGGCAAGGAACGCAGTGCAGAACTCCTCGCAGACTGCCTCAAGATTATGGAAGGCTGGCGGAAGTAG
- a CDS encoding helix-turn-helix transcriptional regulator: MDLTEISSLGKLIAERRKELNISQADLAEMSGVSLRTVNGIESGRANPSVKVLFAILQVLGFVITLKERVVHE, from the coding sequence ATGGACTTGACGGAAATATCTTCTTTGGGCAAGCTGATTGCTGAAAGACGCAAGGAACTGAATATATCTCAAGCCGACCTCGCTGAAATGTCGGGAGTCAGTCTGCGTACTGTTAATGGTATTGAGAGCGGGCGCGCAAATCCGAGCGTTAAAGTGCTTTTCGCAATTTTGCAGGTTCTTGGATTCGTTATCACTTTGAAGGAACGGGTCGTCCATGAATAG